One stretch of Dissulfurimicrobium hydrothermale DNA includes these proteins:
- the pglZ gene encoding BREX-3 system phosphatase PglZ, with protein sequence MSSWRDQILKEFTPQVARLTLVADPDGLLLEEGVLEGIRERGFELIPFDDHVAFRYAYESRFRSRWDHGEETDLVVVLRSPSSDLAALPYDLLQAGRQLSFNLGDLFPNLSYPVLAALDRADLDALYEAQTRYAPGPLGDNATKEFVLRHVFEIAPELIRKPSDLLKVLLRRHYRRQRIPAILDERLIQVLRLSGLFDDWPLERIVPDREAFFAFLQERWPAFLDRWVAREDAFHEDTPGYGLEFSGPTDLPFDHDDVRVYLDNLFFDGILQPVPHPSAESLAKSWVSMGIVHSKTLDRRRRIKGLLDSVENTIPQNDARHSDWFSFAYRWAELVALGLESDDETPEGEEDRQRVETLRPQIDSALATWVLKRYAGLISLPPIPPAMLHHIPRFLVRSLMDDPRAKVAFLLVDGLSLDQWVILRTVLGEQDARLRFHESAVFAWIPTITSVSRQAAFAGKPPLYFPASIYITDKEPVLWTQFWVDQGLKQHEVAYAKGPGDLSAGQAGGDLDRISELLADTRLRVVGLVVDKVDKIMHGMELGTAGMHNQVRQWARQGFLRHLLELLLDRGFLVYLASDHGNIEATGCGRPAEGAVADLRGERVRVYSDPQLRGEVKKRFPNALEWPPLGLPVDYLPLVAPDRAAFVREAERLVGHGGISVEELLVPFIQIDRRDR encoded by the coding sequence ATGAGTAGCTGGCGTGATCAGATCCTCAAAGAATTTACACCTCAGGTCGCCCGGCTGACCCTGGTCGCAGACCCCGACGGCCTGCTCCTGGAAGAGGGTGTGCTTGAGGGTATACGGGAACGGGGTTTTGAGCTGATCCCCTTTGATGATCACGTTGCCTTTCGCTATGCTTACGAATCCAGGTTTCGCTCCCGGTGGGACCATGGTGAAGAGACCGATCTGGTAGTGGTGTTGCGGTCGCCGTCGAGCGACCTCGCTGCTTTGCCCTACGACCTGTTACAGGCTGGCCGCCAACTTTCTTTCAACCTGGGCGATCTCTTCCCCAACCTCAGCTATCCCGTCCTCGCGGCCCTTGACCGGGCCGATCTGGATGCGTTATACGAGGCACAGACTAGGTATGCGCCGGGTCCGCTGGGTGATAATGCCACGAAGGAATTTGTCTTGCGCCACGTCTTCGAGATCGCGCCAGAACTTATTAGAAAACCGTCGGACCTACTTAAGGTTCTCCTACGTCGCCATTACCGTCGGCAACGCATCCCGGCCATTCTCGATGAACGCCTGATCCAGGTACTCCGTTTGTCAGGCCTGTTTGATGACTGGCCGCTGGAGAGGATTGTCCCGGATCGCGAGGCCTTCTTTGCCTTCCTCCAGGAGCGTTGGCCGGCCTTCCTGGATCGCTGGGTGGCGCGGGAGGATGCATTCCATGAGGATACCCCTGGGTATGGCCTTGAGTTTTCAGGGCCGACGGACCTGCCCTTTGACCATGACGACGTCCGCGTCTATCTCGATAACCTCTTCTTTGATGGAATTCTCCAACCGGTTCCCCATCCCAGCGCGGAATCTCTCGCCAAAAGTTGGGTGAGCATGGGTATTGTCCATTCAAAAACCCTGGACCGCCGGCGGCGCATAAAAGGGCTTTTGGACTCGGTTGAGAACACCATTCCTCAAAACGATGCCCGCCATTCGGACTGGTTTTCCTTTGCCTACCGGTGGGCGGAGCTCGTCGCCCTGGGGTTGGAGTCAGACGATGAGACGCCCGAAGGAGAGGAAGACCGGCAGCGCGTGGAAACTTTAAGACCTCAGATCGATTCTGCACTTGCCACCTGGGTGCTGAAGCGCTATGCCGGCCTCATCAGCCTGCCGCCCATACCCCCGGCGATGCTGCATCACATCCCGCGGTTTCTCGTCCGCAGCTTGATGGACGACCCGCGGGCCAAAGTGGCCTTTCTCCTGGTGGACGGGCTTTCCTTGGATCAGTGGGTTATCTTGCGCACGGTCTTGGGGGAACAGGATGCTCGGCTGCGCTTTCACGAGAGTGCCGTATTCGCCTGGATTCCCACCATCACCTCGGTTTCCCGGCAGGCGGCCTTTGCGGGGAAACCGCCGCTCTATTTCCCGGCAAGCATCTATATCACCGATAAGGAGCCGGTACTGTGGACCCAATTCTGGGTGGATCAGGGGCTGAAACAGCATGAGGTGGCATATGCCAAAGGTCCGGGCGACCTGTCTGCCGGCCAGGCAGGTGGGGATCTGGACCGGATCTCCGAACTGCTGGCCGATACCCGGCTGCGCGTCGTCGGCCTGGTCGTCGATAAAGTCGATAAGATCATGCACGGCATGGAATTGGGCACGGCCGGCATGCACAACCAGGTTCGGCAATGGGCCAGGCAGGGCTTCTTGCGGCACCTTCTTGAACTTCTTTTAGACAGAGGGTTTCTCGTCTACCTGGCCTCGGATCACGGCAACATCGAGGCGACAGGCTGCGGACGGCCTGCGGAAGGGGCGGTGGCCGACCTCCGTGGCGAACGCGTCCGTGTTTACTCCGATCCGCAGCTTCGGGGTGAGGTTAAGAAACGTTTTCCGAACGCCCTGGAATGGCCACCCCTCGGTTTGCCCGTGGATTACCTACCGCTCGTCGCACCCGACCGCGCCGCCTTTGTCCGGGAAGCGGAACGTCTCGTGGGCCATGGGGGCATCAGTGTCGAGGAATTGCTCGTACCGTTTATCCAAATAGACAGGAGAGACCGATGA